GGAACCACGTTCGGGTCGGTCCCCGGCACGGCCTGCTGGGCCTGCTGGGCCTGCTGCTGCTCGAGGAGCTGCTGGCGTTGGGGGCCCTGAAACAGGACCTCGAAGGCGATCAGGATCGACAGAGACAGAACGACCGCGAGGATGAGGTTGCGATTGTCGATCACTCGAGGCGCTCTCCTAGAGCCGGTCCGGGTTGACTGGAATCACCGGCCGCCCCGGCGCCGCGCACCGCGGCCGGATCGGGCACCGGGTCATAGCCCTCGCCGCCCCAGGGATGGCAGCGCGCAATACGGCTGATCGTCAGCCAGCCGCCGCGCAGCGGGCCGTGGCGGTCGAGGGCCTCGATGGCGTAGCTCGAGCAGCTCGGATAGTAGCGGCAGCTCGGCGGCAGGCAGGGCGAAATGGTCCATTGGTAGGTGCGGATCAGGCCCTTCATCGCGAGGCTCAGGAGCTT
This genomic interval from Kiloniellales bacterium contains the following:
- the yidD gene encoding membrane protein insertion efficiency factor YidD, with amino-acid sequence MKLLSLAMKGLIRTYQWTISPCLPPSCRYYPSCSSYAIEALDRHGPLRGGWLTISRIARCHPWGGEGYDPVPDPAAVRGAGAAGDSSQPGPALGERLE